One window of Microbacterium sediminis genomic DNA carries:
- a CDS encoding FtsB family cell division protein, with translation MARSAPPSRPPARTVATAREWLGGIRLSGFTMIMLGLVVLGAFVLVPTVGTYVEQRQKIAALEQAVQLTAEEIADLEAEQARWQDPAYITTQARERLFYGKPGEVVYLIDNDLDESELPRDAEPVSDQAEQAEADWMGQLLRSVVASGLTETAVGPDGE, from the coding sequence ATGGCGAGATCGGCTCCCCCTTCCCGTCCCCCGGCGCGGACGGTCGCGACCGCGCGGGAGTGGCTCGGCGGGATCCGCCTGTCCGGGTTCACGATGATCATGCTCGGGCTCGTCGTGCTCGGCGCGTTCGTGCTCGTGCCCACCGTCGGCACCTACGTGGAGCAGCGACAGAAGATCGCGGCGCTCGAGCAGGCGGTGCAGCTCACGGCCGAGGAGATCGCCGACCTCGAGGCCGAGCAGGCGCGCTGGCAGGACCCGGCCTACATCACGACCCAGGCGCGCGAGCGGCTCTTCTACGGCAAGCCCGGAGAGGTCGTGTACCTCATCGACAACGACCTCGACGAGTCGGAGCTCCCGCGCGACGCGGAGCCGGTGAGCGATCAGGCCGAACAGGCCGAGGCCGACTGGATGGGGCAGCTGCTGCGCTCCGTCGTCGCCTCGGGGCTGACCGAGACCGCCGTGGGGCCGGACGGCGAGTAA
- a CDS encoding DUF501 domain-containing protein: MTTPPFAPVTPADIRVVSSQLGREARGVVGIAARCVCGNPTVVSTTPRLADGTPFPTFYYLTHPAATAEMSRLEAAQVMVGMNERLQADAELREAYRRAHEAYLADRAQFGDVPEIDGVSAGGMPTRVKCLHAVLGHALAAGPGVNPFGDEALALSAWSPERCECDEPGAARTDGSEDDA, encoded by the coding sequence GTGACGACGCCGCCCTTCGCCCCCGTGACGCCCGCCGACATCCGGGTCGTGTCGAGCCAGCTGGGCCGCGAGGCGCGCGGCGTGGTCGGGATCGCCGCCCGATGCGTGTGCGGCAATCCGACCGTCGTGTCCACGACGCCGCGCCTGGCGGACGGCACGCCGTTCCCGACGTTCTACTACCTCACCCACCCGGCGGCGACGGCGGAGATGTCGCGGCTCGAGGCCGCGCAGGTCATGGTCGGGATGAACGAGCGCCTGCAGGCCGACGCGGAGCTGCGCGAGGCCTACCGGCGAGCGCACGAGGCGTACCTCGCCGATCGCGCGCAGTTCGGCGACGTGCCCGAGATCGACGGCGTCTCGGCCGGCGGCATGCCCACGCGCGTCAAGTGCCTGCATGCGGTGCTCGGGCACGCGCTCGCCGCGGGCCCCGGCGTGAACCCCTTCGGCGACGAGGCGCTGGCGCTGTCGGCATGGTCGCCCGAGCGGTGCGAGTGCGACGAGCCGGGGGCGGCCCGCACGGACGGATCCGAGGATGACGCGTAA
- a CDS encoding S8 family serine peptidase — MTRNVGRLRVPAILAGAIAAVVLLTGAATPAPTPSPSGTADPDADPIREAEYWLDDYGITEAWKTTRGKGVTIAVIDTGIAAGSEQLDTAVTDGIDVSGVGSADGRTPVGAQDSSHGTLVGSVAAARGTGPDTGFIGVAPEAQLLSVSVGFGASAAVPFVDQVPEAITWAVDQGADIINLSWTTNTLSWDESWDEAFLHAFENDVVIVVAAGNRAAGTRVVGAPATIPGVLVVGGVDENGKASVEASTQGITIGVAAPSEKLLGVAPDGRVVSWKGTSGAAPIVAGIAALIRSAHPELDADNVINRIIQTADPVAGTTPPDPEYGYGLVDAAEAVTANVPMVADNPLVDVELEEWIRLYRRGDAAPAPTPTIGDVEVPPLPPAEPPTEAGPPWLPSPDSLREGTLPLIAGSAAGILVTLGLVAVVRRIRKARSRPSGNTQSRSS, encoded by the coding sequence ATGACGCGTAACGTCGGCCGCCTGCGCGTGCCCGCGATCCTCGCCGGAGCGATCGCGGCGGTGGTGCTGCTCACCGGGGCCGCGACGCCCGCGCCGACGCCCTCGCCCTCGGGCACGGCCGATCCCGACGCCGACCCGATCCGCGAGGCGGAGTACTGGCTCGACGACTACGGCATCACCGAGGCCTGGAAGACCACGCGCGGCAAGGGCGTCACGATCGCCGTGATCGACACCGGCATCGCGGCCGGGTCGGAGCAGCTCGACACCGCGGTGACCGACGGCATCGACGTCTCGGGCGTCGGCAGCGCCGACGGGCGCACGCCGGTGGGGGCACAGGACAGCAGCCACGGCACGCTCGTCGGATCGGTGGCCGCGGCCCGCGGCACGGGCCCCGACACGGGCTTCATCGGCGTCGCGCCGGAGGCGCAGCTGCTGTCGGTCTCGGTCGGCTTCGGCGCATCGGCGGCGGTGCCGTTCGTCGATCAGGTGCCGGAGGCGATCACGTGGGCCGTCGATCAGGGCGCCGACATCATCAACCTCTCCTGGACGACGAACACCCTCAGCTGGGACGAGTCGTGGGACGAGGCGTTCCTGCACGCCTTCGAGAACGACGTGGTGATCGTCGTGGCGGCGGGCAACCGCGCGGCCGGCACCCGCGTGGTCGGCGCGCCCGCGACCATCCCGGGCGTGCTCGTCGTGGGTGGCGTGGACGAGAACGGCAAGGCCAGCGTCGAGGCGTCGACGCAGGGCATCACGATCGGCGTCGCCGCTCCCAGCGAGAAGCTGCTCGGTGTGGCCCCCGACGGGCGTGTGGTGTCGTGGAAGGGTACGAGCGGCGCGGCGCCCATCGTCGCGGGGATCGCCGCGCTCATCCGCTCGGCACACCCCGAGCTCGACGCCGACAACGTGATCAACCGCATCATCCAGACCGCCGACCCCGTGGCGGGCACGACGCCGCCGGATCCCGAGTACGGCTACGGGCTGGTCGACGCCGCGGAGGCCGTGACGGCGAACGTGCCGATGGTCGCCGACAACCCTCTGGTGGACGTCGAGCTGGAGGAGTGGATCCGGCTGTATCGGCGCGGCGACGCGGCCCCCGCGCCGACGCCGACGATCGGCGACGTCGAGGTGCCGCCGCTGCCGCCGGCCGAGCCGCCCACCGAGGCGGGGCCGCCCTGGCTGCCCTCGCCCGATTCGCTTCGCGAGGGCACGCTGCCGCTGATCGCCGGAAGCGCCGCTGGTATCCTTGTCACGCTCGGCCTCGTCGCTGTCGTCCGACGCATTCGCAAGGCGCGCTCGCGCCCGTCCGGCAACACACAGTCAAGGAGTTCGTAA
- a CDS encoding NAD(P)/FAD-dependent oxidoreductase → MPRILIVGGGYAGFYTAWQLEKHLRKGEAEVVMVDPLPYMAYLPFLPEVASGAIEPRHAVVSHRRHLKRTKIVNAKVTKIDHANKTATIAPEGGEAYELAYDHVVVTAGSVSRTFPIPGIADNAIGMKSIEEAVAVRDTLIKNFERAAALPKDSELRKRLLTVVVVGGGFAGIETFAELRSSASALLEKFPEISFDETQFHLIEAMGRIMPEVSLETAEWVLKDLAKKGAYVHLDTQVADATGGVVKTNTGEEYPSDLIIWTAGVMANPQVVRGSDLPTEPRGRITTQADLRVIDADKNVVEGAWAAGDIAAVPDKTGGLPDGTCVPNAQHAVRQAKRLAKNLTAVLRGEAPVDYEHKNLGAVAGLGLYNGAFQSGKLAIKGFFAWVAHRGYHGLAMPTWERKWRVIWGWVHNFFLGRDQVQLSATQKPRAFFEEFASRPKPAVEETPAPAAAPAEGEKVAAS, encoded by the coding sequence GTGCCCAGGATTCTTATCGTCGGCGGTGGATACGCCGGTTTCTACACCGCGTGGCAGCTCGAGAAGCACCTTCGCAAGGGCGAGGCCGAGGTCGTCATGGTCGACCCGCTGCCGTACATGGCGTACCTGCCGTTCCTTCCCGAGGTCGCCTCGGGCGCGATCGAGCCCCGTCACGCCGTGGTCTCGCACCGCCGCCACCTGAAGCGCACGAAGATCGTCAACGCGAAGGTCACGAAGATCGACCACGCGAACAAGACCGCCACCATCGCGCCCGAGGGCGGCGAGGCGTACGAGCTCGCGTACGACCACGTCGTGGTGACCGCCGGCTCGGTCTCGCGCACGTTCCCGATCCCCGGCATCGCCGACAACGCGATCGGCATGAAGTCGATCGAGGAGGCCGTCGCCGTGCGCGACACCCTCATCAAGAACTTCGAGCGCGCCGCGGCGCTGCCCAAGGACAGCGAGCTGCGCAAGCGCCTGCTCACCGTCGTGGTGGTCGGCGGCGGCTTCGCCGGCATCGAGACGTTCGCCGAGCTGCGCTCGTCGGCCTCGGCGCTGCTCGAGAAGTTCCCCGAGATCTCGTTCGACGAGACGCAGTTCCACCTCATCGAGGCGATGGGCCGCATCATGCCGGAGGTCTCGCTCGAGACCGCCGAGTGGGTGCTCAAGGACCTTGCCAAGAAGGGCGCCTACGTGCACCTCGACACGCAGGTGGCCGACGCCACCGGCGGCGTGGTCAAGACGAACACGGGCGAGGAGTACCCGAGCGACCTCATCATCTGGACGGCCGGCGTCATGGCCAACCCCCAGGTGGTGCGCGGCAGCGACCTGCCGACCGAGCCGCGCGGCCGCATCACCACGCAGGCCGACCTGCGGGTGATCGACGCCGACAAGAACGTGGTCGAGGGCGCCTGGGCCGCCGGCGACATCGCCGCCGTGCCCGACAAGACCGGCGGCCTGCCCGACGGCACCTGCGTGCCCAACGCGCAGCACGCCGTGCGCCAGGCCAAGCGCCTCGCCAAGAACCTCACCGCCGTGCTGCGCGGCGAGGCCCCGGTGGACTACGAGCACAAGAACCTCGGTGCCGTCGCCGGCCTGGGCCTGTACAACGGCGCGTTCCAGTCGGGCAAGCTCGCCATCAAGGGCTTCTTCGCCTGGGTCGCCCACCGCGGCTACCACGGCCTGGCCATGCCCACGTGGGAGCGCAAGTGGCGCGTGATCTGGGGCTGGGTGCACAACTTCTTCCTCGGCCGCGACCAGGTCCAGCTGAGCGCGACCCAGAAGCCGCGCGCCTTCTTCGAGGAGTTCGCCTCGCGTCCGAAGCCCGCCGTCGAGGAGACGCCGGCCCCGGCCGCCGCTCCGGCGGAGGGAGAGAAGGTCGCCGCGAGCTGA
- a CDS encoding Na+/H+ antiporter: MGGLEITVLLGASVLAGALLAPRLRIATPLVFVLLGLLLGFVPSLRGIELPPETVLLLFLPVMLFWESLTTSLRSIRRDLRGIVLMSTLLVVLTAFAVAGVAHLLGVPWEAALILGAAVAPPDATAVAALGRSLPRRNFTLLKAESLTNDGTALVVYAIAVGLATGGSYTPWTITGMVALSYLGGIAAGIVTAIAAYLLMSRLRSALTINIALLLTPFAAFLAAEIIHASGVLAVVVAGLISAYLGPRISTAASRRQRDAVWPLGAFLLNGALFVLIGIEVQAVIRTIDLRDVGWLLLVTLAAWGVLLVVRFGFLWASAMLIRLLDRRPSQRLRRMSNRARAVSTVAGFRGAVSLAIALSIPLGEGAGAVDGRNEVIFVTAGVILLTLLVQGPLLPAVVRWARLPADTAAEEELQLAERSITGAALARIEEIAADVGISDEVRERLTRDYYEALELANARVQARVDREIEALDAMIDTRDPDADAEGELQGAVVAVGTAVVSPLARNEEYTRLRLAVLDSKREVLVRLTRDGAVDDDVARRIHTRLDVEEVRLRGPESLE, from the coding sequence ATGGGCGGGCTGGAGATCACGGTTCTGCTGGGAGCCTCGGTGCTGGCCGGCGCGCTGCTCGCGCCGCGGCTGCGCATCGCGACGCCGCTCGTGTTCGTGCTGCTGGGTCTGCTGCTCGGCTTCGTGCCGTCGCTGCGCGGGATCGAGCTGCCGCCGGAGACGGTGCTGCTGCTGTTCCTGCCGGTCATGCTGTTCTGGGAGAGCCTCACGACGTCGCTGCGCTCGATCCGCCGCGACCTGCGCGGCATCGTGCTCATGAGCACGCTGCTGGTCGTGCTGACCGCGTTCGCGGTGGCCGGCGTCGCGCACCTGCTGGGCGTGCCGTGGGAGGCGGCGCTCATCCTCGGCGCCGCCGTCGCGCCGCCGGATGCCACGGCCGTGGCCGCGCTGGGGCGCAGCCTCCCGCGGCGCAACTTCACGCTGCTCAAAGCCGAGAGCCTCACCAACGACGGCACGGCGCTCGTCGTCTACGCGATCGCCGTGGGCCTGGCCACGGGCGGCTCGTACACGCCGTGGACGATCACGGGCATGGTCGCGCTGTCGTACCTCGGCGGGATCGCCGCGGGGATCGTGACGGCGATCGCCGCGTACCTGCTCATGAGCCGGCTGCGCTCGGCGCTCACCATCAACATCGCGCTGCTGCTGACGCCGTTCGCCGCGTTCCTCGCCGCCGAGATCATCCACGCGTCCGGGGTCCTCGCCGTGGTCGTCGCCGGGCTGATCAGCGCGTACCTCGGCCCCCGGATCAGCACCGCCGCCTCGCGCCGCCAGCGCGACGCGGTGTGGCCGCTGGGAGCGTTCCTGCTCAACGGGGCCCTGTTCGTGCTCATCGGCATCGAGGTGCAGGCCGTCATCCGCACGATCGACCTGCGCGACGTGGGGTGGCTGCTGCTCGTCACGCTCGCCGCGTGGGGCGTGCTGCTCGTGGTGCGGTTCGGGTTCCTGTGGGCGTCGGCGATGCTCATCCGCCTGCTCGATCGCCGCCCGTCGCAGCGGCTGCGGCGCATGTCGAACCGCGCCCGCGCGGTGAGCACCGTGGCGGGCTTCCGCGGCGCCGTCTCGCTGGCGATCGCGCTGTCGATCCCCCTCGGCGAGGGGGCCGGCGCGGTGGACGGGCGCAACGAGGTGATCTTCGTCACCGCCGGGGTGATCCTGCTGACGCTGCTCGTGCAGGGCCCGCTGCTTCCCGCCGTCGTGCGCTGGGCGCGGCTGCCGGCCGACACCGCCGCCGAGGAGGAGCTGCAGCTCGCGGAGCGGTCGATCACCGGCGCCGCGCTCGCCCGCATCGAGGAGATCGCGGCGGACGTGGGCATCAGCGACGAGGTGCGCGAGCGCCTCACCCGCGACTACTACGAGGCGCTGGAGCTCGCCAACGCCCGCGTCCAGGCGCGCGTGGACCGCGAGATCGAGGCGCTGGACGCGATGATCGACACGCGCGATCCGGATGCCGACGCGGAGGGGGAGCTGCAGGGCGCCGTGGTCGCTGTGGGCACGGCGGTGGTCTCGCCGCTCGCGCGCAACGAGGAGTACACGCGGCTGCGCCTGGCGGTGCTCGACAGCAAGCGCGAGGTGCTCGTGCGCCTCACGCGCGACGGCGCGGTCGACGACGACGTGGCCCGGCGCATCCACACGCGGCTCGATGTGGAGGAGGTCCGGCTGCGCGGACCGGAGTCGCTGGAGTGA
- a CDS encoding type 1 glutamine amidotransferase domain-containing protein: MSTVLFVVTGARSWTLADGRQHPTGYWAEELLTPYRILTEAGHRVAFATPGGVEPVIDAASLEADPDARAAIEAIEGLARPLPLEEVALGDYDAVFYPGGHGPMEDLAADPTSGALIAAALRDETPLALVCHGVAALLAARDADGALAARGRTVAAFTDEEERQGGLADAASWLLESTLREQGVTVDTAAPWADHVVEDGALVSGQNSQSSASVARALLARLA, from the coding sequence ATGTCCACCGTTCTGTTCGTCGTCACGGGAGCGCGCTCCTGGACCCTCGCCGACGGCCGTCAGCACCCGACCGGCTACTGGGCCGAGGAACTGCTGACCCCCTACCGGATACTCACCGAGGCCGGGCACCGCGTCGCGTTCGCGACCCCGGGCGGGGTCGAGCCGGTGATCGATGCCGCATCGCTCGAGGCCGACCCGGACGCCCGGGCCGCGATCGAGGCGATCGAGGGGCTCGCCCGCCCGCTGCCTCTGGAGGAGGTCGCGCTCGGCGACTACGACGCCGTGTTCTACCCCGGCGGCCACGGCCCGATGGAGGATCTCGCCGCGGACCCGACGTCGGGCGCGCTGATCGCCGCCGCCCTGCGCGACGAGACTCCCCTGGCGCTCGTGTGCCACGGGGTCGCCGCCCTGCTGGCGGCCCGCGACGCCGACGGCGCGCTCGCCGCCCGCGGCCGCACGGTCGCGGCGTTCACCGACGAGGAGGAGCGCCAGGGCGGGCTCGCCGACGCGGCGTCGTGGCTGCTCGAGTCGACGCTGCGCGAGCAGGGTGTGACGGTCGACACCGCCGCGCCGTGGGCCGATCACGTCGTCGAGGACGGCGCCCTGGTGTCGGGTCAGAACTCGCAGTCGTCGGCCTCGGTGGCCCGCGCGCTGCTGGCCCGCCTGGCGTGA
- a CDS encoding LysR family transcriptional regulator has product MSHRSADGLDHLPLWRTFLAVHASGSVSGAARTLGITQPTVTAQLQALERIVGARLFDRGARGVTPTPLAEDLASRLAAPFTAVAAALAGVDADAQPPVRVGAAAELLAEIAMPALAPLVAQGVRVRAVPGLSADLVDGVRAGALDLTIATERPAGRRVAAEPLTDETFVLVTAPGVVPDGAGSPEVLEALPLLAYAHDVPILRRYWRHAFGRRLEREPALIAPDLRALRAAAMAGAGLAALPHHLCRDALADGRLVDVHPTDDPPINTLYLVTRAGAVPPHVERVRAALSAAIVTALA; this is encoded by the coding sequence ATGAGCCATAGATCTGCCGATGGGCTGGATCATCTGCCGCTGTGGCGGACGTTCCTCGCCGTGCACGCGTCCGGGTCGGTCTCGGGCGCCGCGCGCACGCTGGGGATCACGCAACCGACGGTCACCGCCCAGCTGCAGGCGCTGGAGCGGATCGTCGGGGCCCGGCTCTTCGACCGCGGCGCGCGCGGGGTCACCCCGACGCCGCTCGCCGAGGATCTCGCCTCGCGCCTGGCCGCGCCCTTCACGGCCGTTGCGGCGGCCCTCGCCGGCGTCGATGCCGACGCACAGCCGCCCGTGCGCGTGGGTGCGGCGGCCGAGCTGCTGGCCGAGATCGCGATGCCCGCGCTGGCGCCGCTCGTCGCGCAGGGTGTGCGCGTGCGGGCGGTGCCCGGCCTGAGCGCCGATCTCGTCGATGGCGTCCGCGCCGGCGCGCTGGACCTGACAATCGCCACCGAGCGCCCGGCCGGGCGTCGCGTCGCCGCGGAGCCGCTCACCGACGAGACCTTCGTGCTCGTGACGGCGCCGGGCGTCGTGCCCGACGGCGCGGGATCGCCGGAGGTGCTCGAGGCCCTGCCGTTGCTCGCGTACGCGCACGACGTGCCGATCCTGCGCCGGTACTGGCGGCACGCCTTCGGACGGCGCCTCGAGCGGGAGCCGGCCCTGATCGCCCCCGACCTGCGCGCGCTCCGGGCGGCGGCGATGGCGGGTGCGGGGCTGGCGGCCCTGCCGCATCACCTCTGCCGCGACGCCCTCGCCGACGGTCGCCTCGTCGACGTGCACCCGACCGACGACCCGCCCATCAACACGCTCTACCTCGTCACCCGCGCCGGCGCGGTCCCGCCGCACGTGGAGCGCGTCCGCGCGGCGCTGTCCGCCGCGATCGTGACCGCCCTGGCGTGA
- the csrA gene encoding carbon storage regulator CsrA, with protein MLVLTRRIGESLLIGDDVEVTVLDVKGDSIRIGIRAPRETRIQRAEIVEAVRAENAEAAHAGDAAEQALRAALSGRSPS; from the coding sequence ATGCTGGTGTTGACGAGGCGGATCGGCGAGAGCCTGCTGATCGGCGACGATGTCGAGGTCACGGTCCTCGATGTGAAGGGCGACAGCATCCGCATCGGGATCCGCGCCCCGCGCGAGACGCGCATCCAGCGCGCCGAGATCGTCGAGGCCGTGCGCGCCGAGAACGCCGAGGCCGCCCACGCCGGCGACGCGGCCGAGCAGGCGCTGCGCGCCGCCCTCTCCGGCCGCTCGCCCTCCTGA
- a CDS encoding flagellar biosynthesis protein FlhA — translation MRTVLKSLAVPVGVVGIIMLLVVPVPPPLLDVLIIMNIMFALVILLTTMFAKKPLDFSVFPSLLLVATLFRLGLNVASTRLVLGEAYAGEVIHAFGEIAVGGSLIIGAVVFLILVVIQFVVVTKGAERVAEVGARFTLDAMPGKQMAIDADLNAGLITDVEARERRAEVAAEADFYGAMDGASKFVKGDAIAGLVIIVINLIGGIAIGMLQHEMPIDEALSTYSLLTIGDGLVTQIPALLMAVSTGMIVTRSNTEHEMGQAASSQLTQSRIALMIAGCAAIVMALIPGMPMLPFVLIGAGLLLAAQRIKASEAKRTAERDEVQAAAAPSDRPEELMERMRVHALEILLAPNLVDLVTGGPDDLLARVKALRRRIALDLGFLVPPVRTRDSIDLPPSTYTIRVAGVEAGRGIAPAGSVLALGGDLDSLPGKTVLDPVFGLEGKWIPLEMRHSAEMAGATVIDRASVIVTHLSDVVQASAARLLSREDVRQLTDGLREISPSAVEELTPALLSLAEIQRVLTGLLAERVPINDLARIYEALALRAKTSTDPEGLIEAARAALGPAIAARFAHEGTLRVVMIAPLLEQAMLEGMRSGEDGTHIVLDPSRIEQVVQSVKQTVAELDPAAGGEPVLVCAPTLRPAVRRLLSAQTDGLPVLSYNEATAGGFAIETVGVVRDQQTLAA, via the coding sequence ATGAGAACCGTCCTGAAGTCCCTGGCCGTCCCCGTCGGCGTCGTCGGCATCATCATGCTGCTCGTCGTGCCGGTGCCGCCGCCGCTGCTCGACGTGCTGATCATCATGAACATCATGTTCGCGCTCGTGATCCTGCTCACGACGATGTTCGCGAAGAAGCCGCTCGACTTCTCGGTGTTCCCGTCGCTGCTGCTCGTGGCGACGCTGTTCCGGCTCGGCCTGAACGTCGCCTCCACGCGCCTGGTGCTCGGCGAGGCGTACGCGGGCGAGGTCATCCACGCGTTCGGCGAGATCGCCGTGGGCGGCTCGCTCATCATCGGCGCCGTGGTGTTCCTCATCCTCGTGGTCATCCAGTTCGTCGTGGTCACCAAGGGCGCCGAGCGCGTCGCGGAGGTCGGCGCGCGCTTCACCCTCGACGCCATGCCCGGCAAGCAGATGGCGATCGACGCCGACCTCAACGCGGGCCTCATCACCGACGTCGAGGCGCGCGAGCGACGGGCCGAGGTGGCCGCGGAGGCCGACTTCTACGGCGCGATGGACGGCGCGTCGAAGTTCGTCAAGGGCGACGCGATCGCCGGGCTGGTGATCATCGTCATCAACCTCATCGGCGGCATCGCGATCGGCATGCTGCAGCACGAGATGCCGATCGACGAGGCGCTGAGCACCTACAGCCTGCTGACGATCGGCGACGGGCTCGTCACGCAGATCCCGGCGCTGCTCATGGCCGTCTCCACCGGCATGATCGTCACGCGCTCGAACACCGAGCACGAGATGGGCCAGGCGGCGTCGTCGCAGCTGACCCAGTCGCGCATCGCGCTCATGATCGCCGGCTGCGCGGCCATCGTGATGGCCCTCATCCCCGGCATGCCGATGCTGCCGTTCGTGCTGATCGGCGCCGGCCTGCTGCTCGCGGCCCAGCGCATCAAGGCCTCCGAGGCCAAGCGCACGGCCGAGCGCGACGAGGTGCAGGCGGCCGCCGCGCCGAGCGACCGGCCCGAGGAGCTCATGGAGCGCATGCGCGTGCACGCCCTGGAGATCCTCCTGGCGCCCAACCTCGTCGACCTCGTCACGGGCGGCCCCGACGACCTCCTCGCGCGCGTCAAGGCGCTGCGCCGCCGGATCGCCCTCGACCTGGGCTTCCTCGTGCCGCCCGTCCGCACGCGCGACAGCATCGATCTGCCGCCGTCCACGTACACGATCCGCGTGGCGGGCGTCGAGGCAGGCCGCGGCATCGCGCCGGCCGGTTCCGTGCTCGCCCTCGGCGGCGACCTCGACAGCCTCCCCGGCAAGACGGTGCTCGACCCGGTGTTCGGCTTGGAGGGCAAGTGGATCCCGCTCGAGATGCGCCACAGCGCCGAGATGGCCGGCGCCACGGTGATCGACCGGGCCAGCGTCATCGTCACCCACCTCTCCGACGTGGTGCAGGCCTCGGCCGCCCGGCTGCTCAGCCGCGAGGACGTGCGCCAGCTCACCGACGGGCTGCGCGAGATCAGCCCCTCGGCGGTGGAGGAGCTCACGCCCGCGCTGCTCTCGCTCGCCGAGATCCAGCGCGTGCTCACGGGGCTGCTCGCCGAGCGGGTGCCGATCAACGACCTCGCCCGCATCTACGAGGCGCTCGCGCTGCGGGCCAAGACCTCCACCGACCCCGAAGGGCTCATCGAGGCCGCCCGCGCCGCGCTCGGACCGGCGATCGCGGCGCGCTTCGCCCACGAGGGCACGCTGCGGGTGGTCATGATCGCGCCGCTGCTGGAGCAGGCGATGCTCGAAGGCATGCGCTCGGGCGAGGACGGCACGCACATCGTGCTGGATCCGAGCCGCATCGAGCAGGTGGTGCAGTCGGTCAAGCAGACGGTCGCCGAGCTCGATCCGGCCGCCGGCGGCGAGCCCGTGCTCGTGTGCGCCCCGACGCTGCGCCCGGCCGTGCGCCGCCTCCTCTCCGCGCAGACCGACGGGCTCCCCGTGCTCTCGTACAACGAGGCCACCGCGGGGGGCTTCGCGATCGAGACGGTCGGGGTCGTGCGCGATCAGCAGACGCTTGCCGCGTGA
- a CDS encoding EscU/YscU/HrcU family type III secretion system export apparatus switch protein, whose amino-acid sequence MSDADSGERTEKATERKLREAHRKGRISRSQDLTAWVGIAAAGALMSTAVGDGASAATGQFLAVGSIVREPDPERAVALVGEAIASIGSTLGPLLAAVVIATVLGAVSQGGIHLRGVPMRGEQFNIVAGVRRLFGLQALWEGAKALLKTLAIGGAVWLVIAGLLPVLAASGGHSISRLITEAADATAAVLWVAVAVGVALALVDVLVVMRRNTKHTRMTKQEAKQEHKSSEGDPIIRQQRRSRQLAMSRNRMIAAVAGSDVVLVNPTHVAVALTYEAGKAAPRVVAKGAGAIAEKIRERATEAGVPMVRDIPLARAIHAACELGQEIPPDLYTAVARVLVFVAALRRRGSARGVHTMPDRPAPTPTARPA is encoded by the coding sequence GTGAGCGACGCGGACAGCGGCGAGCGGACCGAGAAGGCCACCGAGCGCAAGCTGCGGGAGGCCCACCGCAAGGGCCGCATCTCGCGCAGCCAGGACCTCACCGCCTGGGTGGGCATCGCCGCGGCCGGCGCGCTGATGTCGACGGCCGTCGGCGACGGCGCCTCCGCCGCCACGGGCCAGTTCCTCGCGGTCGGATCGATCGTGCGCGAGCCCGATCCGGAGCGGGCGGTGGCCCTGGTCGGCGAGGCCATCGCCTCCATCGGCTCGACGCTGGGACCGCTGCTGGCGGCCGTCGTGATCGCCACCGTCCTCGGGGCCGTGTCGCAGGGCGGCATCCACCTGCGCGGCGTGCCGATGCGCGGTGAGCAGTTCAACATCGTCGCCGGCGTGCGGCGGCTGTTCGGGCTGCAGGCGCTGTGGGAGGGTGCGAAGGCGCTGCTGAAGACGCTCGCGATCGGCGGGGCGGTGTGGCTCGTCATCGCGGGCCTGCTGCCCGTGCTCGCCGCGAGCGGCGGCCACTCGATCAGTCGGCTCATCACCGAGGCCGCCGACGCCACCGCCGCCGTGCTGTGGGTCGCGGTGGCCGTGGGCGTCGCGCTCGCCCTCGTCGACGTGCTCGTGGTCATGCGCCGCAACACCAAGCACACCCGCATGACCAAGCAGGAGGCGAAGCAGGAGCACAAGAGCTCCGAGGGCGACCCGATCATCCGCCAGCAGCGCCGCTCGCGCCAGCTGGCGATGAGCCGCAACCGCATGATCGCCGCCGTCGCCGGCAGCGACGTCGTGCTCGTCAATCCCACGCACGTCGCCGTCGCCCTCACCTACGAGGCCGGCAAGGCCGCCCCGCGCGTCGTCGCGAAGGGCGCGGGGGCGATCGCCGAGAAGATCCGCGAGCGCGCCACCGAGGCCGGCGTGCCGATGGTGCGCGACATCCCCCTGGCCCGCGCGATCCACGCCGCGTGCGAGCTCGGCCAGGAGATCCCGCCCGACCTCTACACCGCCGTCGCCCGCGTGCTCGTCTTCGTCGCCGCCCTCAGGCGCCGCGGCTCCGCGCGCGGCGTGCACACCATGCCCGACCGTCCCGCCCCCACCCCCACCGCGAGGCCCGCATGA